The DNA segment ttctcgttttttataaagattaggCCGATAGTTTTCCCTTTTGGACGGTGCTATTCTAGTAATTTtaaggccctttatagcttgttgttcggtgtaagccgatgctcgtgttgaaggctgtacataatggtttccttttataattgttttttttctggacggagagttgtctcattggcactcacaccacatcttcctatatctatgtatatatTGCAATTTGGTCACAAAATCGGATTTTCGCAAATAAACGAGGATTATCTTACTATTTTGCATTAAGCTAAGATAACCTGGATTATCTGGGAAATTTTCAGATCATGACTTAAGGCGAATCAGAGCTAAATTAGTGTTAGTAATTGAACATTTGCCAAGAACAATGGCACAATTCATGAATCATAtgtaattaaacatttaaacactTCAGCATTTGAATATAtgagttgttgtccattcgtttgatttgtttgcgcttttcattttgccatgtgataagGGACTTTGCTTTTATTGTGAatttttgatatctttttttaagtTGATCATAAAATCATTCGTGTAGATTTTGTCGTCATACAAAACATGTAGATAACTAAGTAATTAGTACATCACATACATCACATACCAAAACTTGAGCATCACTTGCTTGGTTATTAGAGAAAACAGCTTTTAACACCATGAGTATAGATATTTAAGTTGCTTTGTCTGAATCtagttgaaaattatatatccTGAACACACATCTACactgaacaataaaacataccCTCATATTTAACTTGTCCACTGCCGTCTACGTCAGCATCACTGATTATGTCATCAATTTCTGCGTCTGATAATTTTCCACTAAGATTTGTCATAACGTGACGAAGTTCAGCTGCACTTATAGAACCATTGTCCTCCTTATCAAATACTCTGAATGCTTCTCGAAATTCTTCCTCAGAATCAGTATCCGTAATTTTTTGAGCCATCATAGTCAGGAAGTCTGGGAAATCGATCGTGCCATTACCtcgaaacaaaattgaaaaacacatgaaaacgtgttgttttttgttgtaattgGTTGAAACAGAATATAAAAAGTTCTCTGAATGCACATGACTTTGTACCTTATGCAAACATAACCTATAAATACATCAATG comes from the Mytilus trossulus isolate FHL-02 chromosome 3, PNRI_Mtr1.1.1.hap1, whole genome shotgun sequence genome and includes:
- the LOC134711876 gene encoding calmodulin-like: MRSLGKNPTEAELQDMVNEVDADGNGTIDFPDFLTMMAQKITDTDSEEEFREAFRVFDKEDNGSISAAELRHVMTNLSGKLSDAEIDDIISDADVDGSGQVKYEEFVKMMKNSN